Below is a genomic region from Dehalococcoides mccartyi.
ACCCAAACCCAAAGTTGCTCCCAGGCTATCCATAGCCTTGTGCAAACCAAAGCTGCGGCCTCGTTCATACACTTCAACCGAATTGGCAATCAAGGCGTCTCTGGGTGAAGATCTGACCCCTTTGCCCACTCTATCTGCAAAACGGACACCGGTTACTACTCCCCAGCTGTTTGCCAGAAGCATAAACGGCTTTGAAAGTGCAGAAAATCCGTAACCGAATAGTGCCAGGCTTTTACAACGGTTAATCTTGTCGCTTAGATATCCGCTAAAAATTTTAAAAATTGCTTCCGTAGAGTCTGAAAGTCCTCCCACAAAACCGATTATGGTGGTAGTTGCTCCCAGTACGTTAGCCAGAAAAAGAGGTACAAGAGTAAAAATAATCTCACTGGAGATATCGGTAAGAAAACTTACCAGCCCCAGAAAAAATACGTTAGGTGCGAAACCCATGATTTTTCTTTCAGAAGCCGCAGGGTTTGTTTTTTGTATCATTATGCCAGTACCTCGTCTACCAGTTCTCTTATCTGTTTGCGGCACTCATTAAGCATTTCAGAGCCTTTGGGGGTGGTTCGGTAATACCGCCGCTGTTTGCCCTGTTCTACTTTTGGGAAACTTTCCAGATAGCCTTCTTCCTGCAGTCTATGCAGCAGCGGATAGAGGGTGCCGGCAGTAATTGTATAACCATGCCGGCCTAGTTCGCGGGCTATTTCTGCCCCGAATATTGGCTCAGTTTGGGCGTGATATAATACGTGTATGCGTATAAATCCCAGGAAAAATTCGCGGTCAACCATTATATCGCCTTGCAATATCAGTATGCGATATAATATGCGTATTATTCTAATCTTGCAAGATAAAGAGAGCCTTAGAACCGGCTAAAATTCTTGACACCTTTAACGCTTAAGGCTACAATACTACATGTTTTTGCCGAGGTAGCTCAGCCGGTAGAGCAGCGGACTGAAAATCCGCGTGTCCCCAGTTCGATCCTGGGCCTCGGCACCATTTGATGTCGGTATTATAGTTGCTTAAAATAGCTTTAATCAGCGAACGTAGCCAGCAAAAGTAATCTTAAACCGGCCGAAGTGGCGGAATGGCAGACGCGGCAGTCTCAAACACTGCTGGGGGTAAACCTCGTGTCGGTTCGAGTCCGACCTTCGGCACCATGAGGACTTGAAAGATTTACTTTTAGGCTATGGCGAGTTGTGTAGTGGTAGCACAGAGGACTTTGAATCCTTATGCCCAGGTTCGAATCCTGGCTCGCCAGCCAAATAAAACGTTCCCGAGTAGCTCAGTGGTAGAGCGGGCGGCTGTTAACCGCTTGGTCGTAGGTTCGAGTCCTACCTCGGGAGCCAAGTTTATCAATACACAGAACTTCCTCTGTAGTGGTTAACCCATTTATCGGTAATGGCATGGTATAGTCAATTACTACATGGGGTTCATTCAATTCAATCCTCTTAACGAAAGATCTCAAGAAAGATTTCTGCTCGATAAAAGAACTGCTAGCAAGAAGTGCTTTCATACTTGATACGTATTCTTGTATCGTTTTTATATTCAGTGATTGAGGAGACTCCTCATTCATCTCATCTAAAAGACCGTTTCGTTTCTCTTCAAGTTCTATTTGTTGAGACCTGAGTTCTTTTATGCGAGGTGCCAAATCTTCAAGGTCAATTTTTCCTGTTTCAAGAGCTGCATAGAGTTTGCTCAATTTACTTTTAACCTGCCCTAACTGTTGTCCGACCTCGCTAAGCTGTTCCTCAAAGTATCCACTATTCTTTACTAGCTCTTCGTTAACAAGCTGAACTAGTTGTTTGATATTCTCATCGGTGAGGATATTCTCTCTGATTCGTTCTAGAACAAAGCTTTCGAGTTTGTCTTTACTCATCAATCGACAATTACAGACTTCCTTTCCTTTTTTCTGGTGCTGGACGCAATCGTAGTAGAAATATTTCCCTGATTTAGCCCAGCATCCGCTCATGGCAGCCCCACACTTTCCGCAATGCAATAAGCCGCTTAAAAGATATTGACTGGAGATAGTTCGAGGATGTTGAGAGACCGGGCGTCTCCTCGTGAGAAGCTGCTGAACTCGTCCAAAATCTTCAGTTGAAACGACAGCCTCATGACAATTTGGAACTCGGATGATATCATTAGATGCTGCCTTACGTGAATTTCCATAACCATTATTCCTAAATCTCCAGACAAGTGCACCGGTATAGACTTCGTTCCTCAAGATGTGGTTGATAGCTGTCGTACTGAATTGCTTGCCTGACTTTGTTCTAGTACCCGCAGCATTTAAGGATTTAGTTATTTCTTTTCCACCTAGACCGCCCACTGCCATTTCAAAAATCTTCTTAACAACGTTAGCTTCATTTTCATCGGGTATCAGTTTTGTCTTATCGGCCATTCCTATCTTTACTTTTGTTCTCTTGTAACCGAAGGGAGTAAATCCACCATTATAGAACCCCCTGCTAGCATTTTCTTTCATTCCCCTTACAGTATCCTGAGAAAGGTTTATCGAATAAAATTCATCTATGACTTCTATAATGCCTTCAAGTAGATGCCCTGCCGGGCTTTCATCTACCTGTTCATTTATAGAAATTACCGAGATACCTCGTTTTCTAAGCAACGACTTATAGAGGATAGAGTCTTCGCGATTCCTGGCAAACCTAGAAAGTTTCCATACCAGAATGGTATCAAAAGGCTTTTCCTTTTTCTTTGCCATAGCTATCATTTCTTTGAAGGCAGGACGGTTTGCAGTGCGAGCACTTTCGGCTTCATCTACATACTCAACTACTACGTCCCATCCACGTTCTAATGCATATTTTCTTAAAGCTTTTATCTGGGCAGGTATCGATAGGTCTTTTTCAGCTTGCCTTTCGGAAGATACCCTAGCATAAATAGCAGCCTTTCCAAGATTATTAACCATATCTGCCTCCAATTTAACTGTCATAAGTGTCGATGGAATTCTTCTATTATGGTCGGACTTATCCGCTCGATTTGCGGAACGAGTAAGTTCCTATTATTTCCAAGCAAAACCACCAATGCTACTTTGGATAGAGATCCTCGAATAACTAAAGGTGCAGCGATAGCTGTAAGTCCATCATCGTCTCTGCTATCGAAGATGGTGATTCGGCTGACCAGGTATGGTTTTTTCGTTTTAAGTACCATATCAACGATAGAGCCAGGAAGAACTGCCCTCCCTTTCCTTGGGAATAATCCATCCGCTCCACAAATATTAGCTTCAGGATCATTGTTATTGGCACTCCCAGTCCAATAGCTTAACGTCCAATTATCCACCTCGGGACCCTGCTCATAAAGGGCGCTATATAGAAAAACACTTCCTTGAAGCACCTCTCCCATTCGGAGAAGCACCTGGGAGCAGCTCTTTGAATATAGCTTTGAAAGAGCGATAACGTCAAACCCGGTCTCGTAGACTTTATTCCGGAATTCATCAGTTGGCAACAAGACAGCCGTAGCAAACTTGTTAGCAGCTAAGTGTACTGCGTTCGTCCTCAAGGGACTGTAGTCAGTGCACAACTCGGCAAAAACCGGCTCTATCATCTCTCTGAACTCATGAAGAACCGTGTTTTCGATGCCACTTTTTGTGTCGCCCTTTTTGTAGTAGATGTTTCTCTTATCTTCAAAGACATCATGGTAGCCTCTAATATTTTGCGGCAGCTTCTTGCTATCGACTCCATTTACATAGATGCCGCAAGCTGAGGCAATGGCTCTAAGTGTTCTGATATCTAAAGGTAAATCCCGCAAGTATATCTTACGGAACTCCTGGGCCTTTTCTTCCTCTGAAGCATTCGAGGGCGAGCCGTATTTATTTACAATGTACTCACAAAAATAGCGCAGGTCGCTGAAACTTTTCAAAAAGTTATCCTCCAGGCAAAAGCTTCTTACCGGTTGCCTTCTCGTACATCTCCACGATAAAACGCTTGACATCGGTAGTAAGCCCACCCTTGATGCGGGTACCGGATTTATACCTGGGATCATTCATTACGTAGTTGAAAGCCATCTCAATTTCATCATTCTCGCTTATAGAGACGTCTTCATCTTTCAGGTACCCGGCAGCCTTGAGTAGATCCCTCACCGGTACGTCATAGACGGGAGCGAGCTTCTTCAGGATATCTGCGCCCGGTATAGGTCGTTGGCCACGCTCGATGAGTCCTAAGTATGAGTTCGAGACGCCGGACTGCTGCTCAACTTCCCGCAGTGATAGCCTCTTCTCAACCCTCAGGGTACGGAGATATTCACCGAAGTTCTCCACCATAGCTCCTCACCTCCTTTTAAAAGATAATAGCACTTTTTGTATACCAAGTCAAACACTAATGACACCATTATGCTATCTACAGTGACAAAATTCTATTGACAGACTATGGATAGCCTTTGGTATACTACAGAAAGCGTAATGAGTTCTGAGGTATCTCAATGGTTAAGGTAAAGTTGAACCGAATTGCTTTTGAGGTTGCCATGTCGAGGAAAAACCTCTCCCAGCGTGATCTCGCAGAGAAGATAGGATTTTCCCGCAGTCACTTGTCTCACATAATCAACGGGAGACGAGAGCCCTCGCCGGTTTTAAGACGCCTTATCCTGGAGCATTTACCCGAATACACGTTCGATGATCTTTTCAGCATCGAGGAGAACGGTAGTAATGCCCGAACCGAAGATTAACGATTTCGAAAGCGGGCTA
It encodes:
- a CDS encoding PadR family transcriptional regulator; amino-acid sequence: MVDREFFLGFIRIHVLYHAQTEPIFGAEIARELGRHGYTITAGTLYPLLHRLQEEGYLESFPKVEQGKQRRYYRTTPKGSEMLNECRKQIRELVDEVLA
- a CDS encoding helix-turn-helix domain-containing protein, with amino-acid sequence MVENFGEYLRTLRVEKRLSLREVEQQSGVSNSYLGLIERGQRPIPGADILKKLAPVYDVPVRDLLKAAGYLKDEDVSISENDEIEMAFNYVMNDPRYKSGTRIKGGLTTDVKRFIVEMYEKATGKKLLPGG
- a CDS encoding helix-turn-helix transcriptional regulator yields the protein MVKVKLNRIAFEVAMSRKNLSQRDLAEKIGFSRSHLSHIINGRREPSPVLRRLILEHLPEYTFDDLFSIEENGSNARTED